A genomic region of Cotesia glomerata isolate CgM1 linkage group LG9, MPM_Cglom_v2.3, whole genome shotgun sequence contains the following coding sequences:
- the LOC123271696 gene encoding CDK5RAP1-like protein: IEARENSNNSKIKARESLNLKKQNLKSGPNLSDFITNSALKYSNETEIAPEDPHPYLPSIKAYGKKVYFDVYGCQMNVSDTEIIYSVLKSAGYERTLTLEEADVILVVTCAIRDGAEQKVWGRLASLNNLRRRRHLMGSPPLRVGLLGCMAERLKNKILEESKYVDLVAGPDAYRDLPRLLSVTEENQAAINVALSFDETYADINPVRLNGDSKSAFVTIMRGCDNMCTYCIVPFVRGRERSRPIKSILDEVQHLADSGVKEVTLLGQNVNSYRDLSEEIFPVQKKTTELAKGFKTVYKNKVGGRRFADLLEKVADIDPQMRIRFTSPHPKDFPDEVLHLISTKPNICKQIHLPAQSGNSAVLERMRRGYTRESYLELVNHIRELIPDIQLSSDFIAGFCGETDAEFEDTITLMEQVQYHVAYLFQYSMREKTTAHRRFKDDVPPEVKLERMQRMANLFRAQAEKLNSQLVGTRQLVLIEGVSRRSESTLQGRTDGNTRVLIPNVEIPDGSENRPISAGDYVVVEISTSNSNSLTGIPVSHSSISEFDKSSR, from the exons attgaagcgcgggaaaattcaaataattcaaaaattaaagcgcgggaaagtttaaatttaaaaaaacaaaacctTAAATCAGGACCTAATTTATCagattttataacaaattcaGCATTAAAATATTCTAATGAAACTGAAATAGCACCGGAAGACCCTCACCCTTACCTACCATCAATAAAAGCATACggaaaaaaagtatatttcgACGTATACGGTTGCCAAATGAACGTAAGTGATACGGAAATAATCTACTCAGTTTTAAAGTCAGCTGGATACGAGCGCACCCTAACTTTAGAAGAAGCGGACGTGATTCTGGTAGTGACTTGCGCGATAAGAGATGGCGCTGAGCAGAAAGTCTGGGGGCGCTTAGCGTCTCTAAACAATTTGCGACGTCGACGCCATTTGATGGGCAGTCCGCCATTACGCGTTGGGTTGCTAGGGTGCATGGCGGAGCGGTTGAAGAATAAGATCCTGGAGGAGAGCAAGTATGTGGACTTAGTCGCGGGGCCGGATGCGTACAGAGACCTGCCAAGGCTGCTGTCGGTCACGGAGGAAAACCAGGCGGCCATTAACGTCGCTTTGAGTTTTGACGAAACTTACGCGGATATAAATCCCGTGAGGCTCAACGGAGACTCCAAATCCGCTTTTGTGACGATTATGAGGGGCTGTGATAACATGTGCACTTACTGCATTGTTCCTTTCGTCCGCGGCCGCGAGAGGTCCAGGCCGATTAAGAGTATTCTAGACGAGGTGCAACATCTCGCGGACTCCGGGGTGAAAGAAGTTACGCTCCTTGGGCAAAATGTCAACAGTTACAGAGATCTCTCGGAAGAAATCTTTCCGGTGCAGAAGAAAACCACCGAATTGGCGAAAGGCTTTAAGACGGTTTACAAGAACAAAGTTGGAGGAAGAAGGTTTGCAGATTTGCTGGAAAAAGTTGCGGATATCGATCCGCAGATGAGGATTAG GTTCACCTCGCCACATCCAAAGGATTTTCCCGACGAAGTTCTCCATCTAATTTCCACCAAACCGAACATATGCAAGCAGATCCACCTACCGGCCCAGTCGGGCAACTCCGCAGTATTAGAGCGCATGCGCCGTGGATACACTCGAGAATCGTACCTCGAGCTGGTAAATCACATCCGTGAATTAATCCCGGATATTCAGCTGTCCAGTGACTTTATCGCGGGCTTCTGCGGGGAAACTGACGCAGAATTCGAGGACACTATTACATTAATGGAGCAAGTGCAGTACCACGTGGCGTACTTGTTCCAGTACAGCATGAGGGAAAAAACTACCGCCCACAGACGCTTCAAAGATGACGTACCACCGGAAGTAAAGCTAGAAAGGATGCAGCGTATGGCCAATTTGTTTCGAGCTCAAGCTGAGAAGCTCAATAGTCAATTAGTAGGAACGCGACAGCTTGTTTTGATCGAAGGG GTCTCCCGAAGATCGGAATCAACTCTCCAAGGCCGCACTGATGGCAACACCAGAGTCCTAATTCCCAACGTAGAAATTCCAGATGGCTCTGAAAATCGTCCAATAAGCGCCGGGGACTACGTAGTGGTGGAAATCAGCACTTCAAACTCGAACTCCTTAACTGGGATCCCGGTTTCTCATTCGTCAATTTCTGAATTTGATAAAAGTAGTAGATag
- the LOC123271684 gene encoding uncharacterized protein LOC123271684, producing MYNALPPRLYGLRKTHKVDCKLRPVVSNIGSPGYEISKFVHKILSPYVLSFEFNMKDSFQFVERIKSVLVDDDYLLISLDVVSLFTNVKQDLITNIIKERWNVIKDFINLDQELLLDLVKFCFHSGYFLFQRNYYIQKEGCGIGSPASPVIAITAVDYVISKALERLDFEIPVVAAYVDDLFLIIPRDKVDTVVNVFNSINKDIQFTIEVEQDGKIPYLDVLVERTRSGELRTSWYQKPYSSGRVLNFKSNHPLSQKLGVAQGLSHATMVAVSTDKVRHLLMNNNYPSSLLSKCEKITSNRISSNLRIDAGLRGWSFCKFPYIKGLSPRIGCLFRQTNCKLFLYNLCKIKDFYSHLKDPVDKWDRSCLVYRIPCTCGKSYKGQTKQKLRKRINQHINDCRPVNINKSNMTALADHHFESGHDFQFDAAQTLDYEFHFLKRNISEMFFIKVFDCVNFRSDTQGLSSSYSDIISVAKRLMQ from the coding sequence ATGTATAATGCTTTACCTCCTAGATTATATGGGTTAAGGAAAACGCACAAAGTTGACTGTAAGTTGAGGCCAGTTGTTAGCAATATTGGTTCACCGGGTTATGAAATATCGAAGTTTGTGCATAAAATCTTGTCTCCATATGTTCTgagttttgaatttaatatgaaAGACTCCTTTCAATTCGTTGAGAGAATTAAGTCTGTGTTGGTGGATGATGATTACTTACTCATTTCTTTAGATGTAGTTTCATTATTCACTAATGTGAAACAAGACCTAATAACTAACATCATTAAAGAACGGTGGAATGTCATAAAAGATTTCATCAACCTGGACCAAGAACTCCTATTAGATCTCGTGAAGTTTTGTTTTCATTCTGGGTATTTCCTGTTTCAAAGGAATTATTATATACAGAAAGAAGGCTGTGGGATAGGTAGTCCAGCAAGCCCCGTGATTGCCATTACTGCAGTGGATTATGTGATATCAAAAGCCCTGGAGAGGTTAGATTTTGAGATTCCGGTTGTAGCAGCATATGTGGATGATCTTTTTCTCATTATACCAAGGGATAAAGTTGATACGGTTGTAAATGTGttcaattcaattaataaagatATCCAATTCACAATTGAAGTTGAACAAGATGGTAAAATTCCGTATTTGGATGTGTTGGTGGAAAGAACACGATCTGGGGAACTTAGAACTTCATGGTATCAGAAACCATATAGTTCGGGGAGAGTTCTGAACTTCAAATCAAATCATCCTCTGAGCCAGAAGTTAGGTGTAGCACAAGGTCTAAGTCATGCGACTATGGTGGCTGTAAGTACTGATAAAGTGAGACACTTGCTCATGAATAATAACTATCCGTCATCGCTTCTCAGTAAGTGTGAGAAAATTACAAGTAATAGAATTAGTAGTAATTTGAGGATTGATGCTGGTTTGAGAGGGTGGTCGTTCTGTAAGTTTCCCTATATCAAAGGTTTGTCACCCAGGATTGGATGTTTGTTCAGGCAGAcgaattgtaaattatttttgtacaaTTTGTGTAAAATCAAGGATTTCTATAGCCACCTAAAGGATCCAGTTGATAAGTGGGATAGATCTTGCTTGGTATATCGGATCCCTTGCACTTGTGGCAAATCATATAAAGGACAAACGAAACAGAAACTTAGGAAGCGGATTAATCAACACATCAACGATTGCAGGCCTGTCAACATTAACAAGAGTAATATGACGGCATTGGCGGATCATCATTTTGAGAGTGGGCATGACTTTCAGTTTGACGCTGCTCAGACTTTAGACTATGAATTTCATTTTCTAAAACGTAACATCAGTGAGATGTTTTTCATCAAAGTGTTTGATTGTGTCAATTTTAGGTCTGATACCCAGGGATTAAGTTCATCATATAGTGATATCATATCAGTGGCTAAAAGATTGATGCAATAA
- the LOC123271697 gene encoding MICOS complex subunit MIC27 → MQGLKLFKKFLLPGGLCGAVPIIRPEPTPPDAPVLCSNDGSVPRIIRPSELPIYVHHEQKKIKPEIRDPNSIRSQIEDGFGTIRKTFSGVSDQYQMVHDKISHVYNTGLAHSKGSIDYLHQEENILPRIGTILGGGLVGFLFGIRGGRFKRFIYMSTGAGSMAAICYPDLAKDTLNSSKHYINIGYNFIYGVKPGEANQKEIKWPELPSIKLPDNFNDFLVLVKDTGCSVVTSIGSLTGDLIKSDEPSQKENKPAEATKEAKNK, encoded by the exons atGCAAGGTCTCAAG ttatttaaaaaatttttactaccTGGAGGATTATGCGGAGCAGTTCCAATAATTAGGCCAGAACCAACTCCTCCAGATGCGCCCGTACTTTGCAGCAACGACGGATCTGTACCGAGAATAATTAGGCCGTCGGAATTACCGATTTATGTTCATcatgagcaaaaaaaaattaaacctgAGATACG TGATCCAAATAGTATTCGATCGCAAATAGAAGACGGATTTGGGACAATAAGAAAAACATTTTCCGGCGTTTCGGATCAGTATCAGATGGTCCATGATAAAATTAGCCATGTTTACAACACAGGACTTGCTCATAGTAAAG gatcAATTGATTACTTGCACCAAGAAGAAAATATTCTCCCCCGAATCGGCACAATCTTAGGCGGAGGACTAGTTGGATTTTTATTCGGTATCCGCGGAGGAAGATTCAAGCGTTTTATTTACATGTCAACTGGTGCTGGATCAATGGCTGCTATTTGTTACCCCGATTTAGCAAAAGACACTTTAAATTCTAGCAAACATTACATCAACATTggctacaattttatttacggCG taAAACCAGGAGAAGCGAAccaaaaagaaataaaatggcCGGAATTACCGAGTATTAAATTACCGGATAATTTCAATGACTTCCTGGTGTTGGTTAAAGACACCGGGTGTAGTGTAGTCACTTCTATCGGTTCATTAACTggagatttaattaaatccGATGAACCGAGTCAAAAAGAG aacaaaCCTGCGGAAGCAACAAAAgaagcaaaaaataaatag